One genomic window of Carassius gibelio isolate Cgi1373 ecotype wild population from Czech Republic chromosome A10, carGib1.2-hapl.c, whole genome shotgun sequence includes the following:
- the LOC128020758 gene encoding septin-5 isoform X1, translating into MVAGESGLGKSTLINSLFLTDLYKDRKLLNAEERISQTVEIIKHTVDIEEKGVKLKLTIIDTPGFGDAVNNTESWKAITDYIDQQFEQYFRDESGLNRKNIQDNRVHCCLYFIPPFGHGLRPVDVEFMKALQDKVNVVPLISKADCLTPAEMRKMKDRVREEIEKFGIKVYQFPDCDSDEDEEFKQQDRELKESTPFAVIGSNTIVEVKGQRVRGRLYPWGIVEVENQSHCDFVKLRNMLIRSHMHDLKDITCDMHYENYRAQCIQQMTRQVTMIFSNILIDIIEKDTLPLFLWLIRCSVFTSKLSQDNRVESPIPILPLSTPDAETEKLIKMKDEELRRMQEMLQKMQQQMHEQDL; encoded by the exons ATGGTAGCAG GGGAGTCTGGTCTTGGAAAGTCCACCCTGATCAACAGCTTGTTCCTCACAGATTTGTACAAGGACAGGAAACTACTGAATGCTGAAG AGCGCATCAGTCAGACTGTGGAGATCATCAAACACACGGTTGACATCGAGGAGAAGGGTGTTAAGCTGAAGCTGACTATTATAGACACACCAGGTTTTGGAGACGCTGTCAATAACACAGAGAG CTGGAAGGCCATCACTGACTACATTGACCAGCAGTTTGAACAGTATTTTCGGGATGAAAGTGGCTTGAACAGGAAGAACATCCAGGATAACCGTGTCCACTGCTGCTTATACTTCATCCCTCCGTTCGGACACGG GCTGCGGCCCGTGGACGTGGAGTTCATGAAAGCCCTGCAGGACAAGGTGAACGTGGTTCCACTCATTTCCAAGGCTGACTGTCTGACGCCAGCAGAGATGAGGAAGATGAAGGACAGG GTGAGGGAAGAGATCGAGAAGTTCGGCATCAAAGTGTACCAGTTCCCAGACTGTGATTCTGATGAAGACGAGGAGTTCAAGCAACAGGACCGAGAGCTAAAG GAAAGCACTCCATTTGCTGTGATTGGGAGCAACACGATagtggaggtcaaaggtcagcggGTGAGAGGGAGACTTTACCCATGGGGCATTGTGGAAG TGGAAAATCAGTCCCATTGTGACTTCGTCAAGCTGAGGAACATGTTGATTCGCTCACACATGCATGATCTGAAAGACATCACGTGTGACATGCACTATGAAAACTACAGAGCGCAGTGCATACAGCAAATGACAAGGCAAGTCACAATGATTTTCTCAAATATCTTAATAGATATCATTGAAAAAGATACTTTGCCattgtttttatggcttataaGATGTTCTGTTTTCACCAGCAAACTGTCCCAGGATAATCGTGTGGAGAGCCCTATCCCTATACTACCACTGTCCACCCCGGACGCAGAGACAGAAAAGCTGATAAAGATGAAAGATGAAGAG TTGCGGAGGATGCAGGAGATGCTTCAAAAAATGCAGCAGCAGATGCACGAACAGGACCTGTAA
- the LOC128020758 gene encoding septin-5 isoform X2 — protein MVAGESGLGKSTLINSLFLTDLYKDRKLLNAEERISQTVEIIKHTVDIEEKGVKLKLTIIDTPGFGDAVNNTESWKAITDYIDQQFEQYFRDESGLNRKNIQDNRVHCCLYFIPPFGHGLRPVDVEFMKALQDKVNVVPLISKADCLTPAEMRKMKDRVREEIEKFGIKVYQFPDCDSDEDEEFKQQDRELKESTPFAVIGSNTIVEVKGQRVRGRLYPWGIVEVENQSHCDFVKLRNMLIRSHMHDLKDITCDMHYENYRAQCIQQMTSKLSQDNRVESPIPILPLSTPDAETEKLIKMKDEELRRMQEMLQKMQQQMHEQDL, from the exons ATGGTAGCAG GGGAGTCTGGTCTTGGAAAGTCCACCCTGATCAACAGCTTGTTCCTCACAGATTTGTACAAGGACAGGAAACTACTGAATGCTGAAG AGCGCATCAGTCAGACTGTGGAGATCATCAAACACACGGTTGACATCGAGGAGAAGGGTGTTAAGCTGAAGCTGACTATTATAGACACACCAGGTTTTGGAGACGCTGTCAATAACACAGAGAG CTGGAAGGCCATCACTGACTACATTGACCAGCAGTTTGAACAGTATTTTCGGGATGAAAGTGGCTTGAACAGGAAGAACATCCAGGATAACCGTGTCCACTGCTGCTTATACTTCATCCCTCCGTTCGGACACGG GCTGCGGCCCGTGGACGTGGAGTTCATGAAAGCCCTGCAGGACAAGGTGAACGTGGTTCCACTCATTTCCAAGGCTGACTGTCTGACGCCAGCAGAGATGAGGAAGATGAAGGACAGG GTGAGGGAAGAGATCGAGAAGTTCGGCATCAAAGTGTACCAGTTCCCAGACTGTGATTCTGATGAAGACGAGGAGTTCAAGCAACAGGACCGAGAGCTAAAG GAAAGCACTCCATTTGCTGTGATTGGGAGCAACACGATagtggaggtcaaaggtcagcggGTGAGAGGGAGACTTTACCCATGGGGCATTGTGGAAG TGGAAAATCAGTCCCATTGTGACTTCGTCAAGCTGAGGAACATGTTGATTCGCTCACACATGCATGATCTGAAAGACATCACGTGTGACATGCACTATGAAAACTACAGAGCGCAGTGCATACAGCAAATGACAAG CAAACTGTCCCAGGATAATCGTGTGGAGAGCCCTATCCCTATACTACCACTGTCCACCCCGGACGCAGAGACAGAAAAGCTGATAAAGATGAAAGATGAAGAG TTGCGGAGGATGCAGGAGATGCTTCAAAAAATGCAGCAGCAGATGCACGAACAGGACCTGTAA
- the LOC128020757 gene encoding multiple C2 and transmembrane domain-containing protein 1-like isoform X1: protein MEGKLDMDDVSLTRHEHQRGSRKSFHGRPKLTGSPKLDKKDRKQESGFWIFKKKRQNGLDRALSSSQPNLHSVAAASDGGESGRMRRRLPEQSVGTAAPAAASLGAEIQMPKRTVSSKPTLSDLVQSPHKPAMQWSTCTDDAVMNGNEDKINKSVGINAAGNGGAQPSLPTSAMYQLDIVLKRGNNLAIRDRGGTSDPYVKFKIAGKEVFRSKIVHKNLNPVWDERVCLIVDNLQEPLYFKVFDYDFGLQDDFMGSAYLYLDSLELQRPLDVRLDLQDPHCPGQDLGSLELVVTLFPRSTEDREALRQAQQQQSLQLSDLHRKSQLWRGIVSIRLIEGRNLIPMDQNGLSDPYVKFKLGPQKYKSKTIPKTLNPQWRQQFDLHLYDEEGGILEISVWDKDIGRRDDFIGQCQLDLSKLSREKTHELELELEEDKGTLVLLVTLTATVTVSISDLSVNLLDDPDERQQIIKRYSPLRSFLNLKDVGVVQVKILRAEELMAADVTGKSDPFCIAELCNERLQTHTVYKTLNPEWNKVFTFNVKDIHSVLEISVYDEDRDRSADFLGKVAIPLLNIRNSEQKAYVLKNKELTRPTKGVIFLEADVIFNAVKASLRTFVPPEQKYIEEESKVSKQMLQQNFNRVKRCVLFLINVGSYINSCFQWESPRRSLCAFLIFVVVVWNFEIYMVPLSLLLLLSWNYFRLASGKESHEGSVEAMEDLLEDVDEEYDKDDKDSERKGFLDKFYAVQDVILTVQNALDEVACFGERVKNTFNWSVPFLSWLAITVLCAGATLIYFIPLRYIVLVWGINKFTKKLRNPYNIENNELLDFLSRVPSDIQLIQYKELKPETSASPSKKRKNNPG from the exons ATGGAAGGGAAACTGGACATGGATGATGTTTCTCTAACCCGTCATGAGCATCAACGGGGTTCGAGGAAGTCCTTCCACGGCAGACCCAAACTCACTGGCAGTCCCAAACTGGACAAAAAAGACAGAAAGCAAGAAAGTGGGTTTTGGATATTTAAAAAGAAACGACAAAATGGTTTGGACCGAGCGTTGTCTTCGTCTCAACCCAATCTGCACAGTGTGGCAGCCGCTTCGGATGGTGGTGAGAGCGGGAGGATGCGCCGCCGCCTGCCGGAGCAGAGTGTCGGTACGGCGGCCCCAGCAGCAGCGTCGCTCGGTGCGGAGATCCAGATGCCCAAAAGAACAGTCAGCTCCAAACCGACACTCTCCGATTTGGTGCAGTCCCCACATAAACCTGCTATGCAGTGGTCCACATGCACCGATGATGCTGTGATGAATGGTAACGAGGATAAGATCAATAAAAGTGTG ggcaTTAATGCAGCTGGTAACGGTGGAGCACAGCCTTCACTGCCAACTTCAGCAATGTACCAGTTAGACATCGTGCTGAAAAGAGGAAACAACCTTGCCATTCGAGACAGAGGCG GAACAAGTGACCCATATGTGAAGTTCAAAATTGCTGGCAAAGAAGTTTTCCGCAGTAAAATCGTCCACAAGAACCTGAACCCAGTTTGGGATGAACGTGTTTGTCTGATAGTGGACAATTTACAAGAGCCTCTgtattttaag GTGTTTGACTATGATTTTGGCCTTCAAGATGATTTTATGGGCTCAGCTTACCTGTACCTTGATTCTCTGGAGCTCCAGAG ACCTCTTGATGTTCGGTTGGACCTTCAGGATCCTCACTGCCCCGGTCAGGACCTGGGCTCTCTGGAGCTGGTGGTCACTCTGTTCCCAAGAAGCACAGAGGACCGAGAGGCCCTGCGACAAGCG cagcagcagcagagtctTCAGCTGTCGGACCTGCACAGAAAGTCTCAGCTGTGGAGGGGCATTGTGAGCATCAGACTCATCGAGGGTCGCAACCTCATCCCCATGGACCAGAACGGTCTGAGCGACCCATACGTCAAGTTCAAACTAGGCCCTCAGAAGTACAAGAGTAAG ACAATCCCCAAAACCCTTAACCCTCAGTGGAGGCAGCAGTTCGACTTGCATCTGTATGACGAGGAGGGAGGAATTCTGGAGATCTCCGTTTGGGATAAAGACATTGGAAGGAGAGATGACTTTATTGGCCA GTGTCAGCTGGACCTGTCAAAGTTGAGCAGAGAGAAGACCCATGAGCTGGAACTTGAGCTGGAGGAGGATAAAGGGACACTGGTACTCCTGGTGACTCTGACCGCCACAGTCACGGTGTCCATCTCTGACCTGTCTGTCAACCTACTGGACGACCCAGACGAACGCCAGCAGATCATTAAGAGATAT aGTCCACTGAGGTCGTTCCTTAACCTGAAGGATGTCGGAGTCGTGCAGGTGAAGATCCTGCGGGCCGAGGAGCTGATGGCTGCTGATGTCACAG GAAAGAGCGACCCGTTCTGCATTGCAGAGTTGTGTAACGAGCGTCTGCAGACACACACGGTCTACAAGACACTGAATCCTGAGTGGAATAAAGTCTTCACCTT TAACGTGAAAGACATTCACTCAGTGCTGGAGATCTCCGTGTACGACGAGGACAGAGACCGCAGTGCTGATTTCCTGGGTAAAGTGGCCATCCCGTTATTAAAC ATCCGCAACAGTGAACAGAAGGCCTACGTCTTAAAAAACAAGGAGCTGACAAGGCCAACAAAGGGGGTCATCTTTCTCGAAGCAGACGTCATCTTCAACGCC GTGAAAGCCAGTTTGCGGACGTTCGTTCCACCAGAACAGAAGTACATCGAAGAGGAGTCCAAAGTCTCTAaacag ATGCTGCAGCAGAATTTTAACCGAGTGAAGCGCTGCGTCCTCTTCCTCATTAACGTGGGCTCCTACATCAACAGCTGTTTTCAATGGGAGTCCCCCCGCAGGAGTTTATGTGCTTTCTTG ATCTTTGTGGTGGTGGTTTGGAATTTTGAGATCTACATGGTTCCATTGTCCCTGCTGCTGTTACTGAGCTGGAATTACTTCCGGCTGGCCTCGGGGAAGGAGTCGCACGAGGGGAGCGTG GAAGCGATGGAGGACCTTCTCGAGGATGTGGATGAAGAATATGACAAAGATGACAAG GACTCTGAGAGAAAGGGCTTCTTGGACAAATTCTACGCAGTTCAAGATGTGATCTTAACGGTTCAAAATGCTCTGGATGAAGTGGCCTGCTTTGGGGAAAGAGTGAAGAA CACGTTTAACTGGTCTGTGCCTTTTCTGAGCTGGTTAGCCATAACGGTTCTATGTGCCGGTGCCACACTAATATACTTTATTCCACTACGATACATTGTGCTGGTCTGGG GTATCAATAAATTCACCAAAAAACTTCGGAACCCCTACAACATTGAGAACAACGAGCTGCTGGACTTCCTGTCTAGAGTTCCATCAGATATCCAGCTG ATTCAATACAAAGAGCTCAAACCGGAGACTTCTGCAAGTCCAAGCAAGAAAAGGAAGAACAACCCCGGATAG
- the LOC128020757 gene encoding multiple C2 and transmembrane domain-containing protein 1-like isoform X2, with product MSVSFSLGDLLTAEERRGVSLLTEMLTTEQSKGINAAGNGGAQPSLPTSAMYQLDIVLKRGNNLAIRDRGGTSDPYVKFKIAGKEVFRSKIVHKNLNPVWDERVCLIVDNLQEPLYFKVFDYDFGLQDDFMGSAYLYLDSLELQRPLDVRLDLQDPHCPGQDLGSLELVVTLFPRSTEDREALRQAQQQQSLQLSDLHRKSQLWRGIVSIRLIEGRNLIPMDQNGLSDPYVKFKLGPQKYKSKTIPKTLNPQWRQQFDLHLYDEEGGILEISVWDKDIGRRDDFIGQCQLDLSKLSREKTHELELELEEDKGTLVLLVTLTATVTVSISDLSVNLLDDPDERQQIIKRYSPLRSFLNLKDVGVVQVKILRAEELMAADVTGKSDPFCIAELCNERLQTHTVYKTLNPEWNKVFTFNVKDIHSVLEISVYDEDRDRSADFLGKVAIPLLNIRNSEQKAYVLKNKELTRPTKGVIFLEADVIFNAVKASLRTFVPPEQKYIEEESKVSKQMLQQNFNRVKRCVLFLINVGSYINSCFQWESPRRSLCAFLIFVVVVWNFEIYMVPLSLLLLLSWNYFRLASGKESHEGSVEAMEDLLEDVDEEYDKDDKDSERKGFLDKFYAVQDVILTVQNALDEVACFGERVKNTFNWSVPFLSWLAITVLCAGATLIYFIPLRYIVLVWGINKFTKKLRNPYNIENNELLDFLSRVPSDIQLIQYKELKPETSASPSKKRKNNPG from the exons ATGTCAGTGTCTTTCTCCTTAGGAGATCTGCTCACAGCGGAGGAGAGACGAGGAGTGTCTTTGCTCACAGAGATGCTCACAACAGAACAGAGCAAG ggcaTTAATGCAGCTGGTAACGGTGGAGCACAGCCTTCACTGCCAACTTCAGCAATGTACCAGTTAGACATCGTGCTGAAAAGAGGAAACAACCTTGCCATTCGAGACAGAGGCG GAACAAGTGACCCATATGTGAAGTTCAAAATTGCTGGCAAAGAAGTTTTCCGCAGTAAAATCGTCCACAAGAACCTGAACCCAGTTTGGGATGAACGTGTTTGTCTGATAGTGGACAATTTACAAGAGCCTCTgtattttaag GTGTTTGACTATGATTTTGGCCTTCAAGATGATTTTATGGGCTCAGCTTACCTGTACCTTGATTCTCTGGAGCTCCAGAG ACCTCTTGATGTTCGGTTGGACCTTCAGGATCCTCACTGCCCCGGTCAGGACCTGGGCTCTCTGGAGCTGGTGGTCACTCTGTTCCCAAGAAGCACAGAGGACCGAGAGGCCCTGCGACAAGCG cagcagcagcagagtctTCAGCTGTCGGACCTGCACAGAAAGTCTCAGCTGTGGAGGGGCATTGTGAGCATCAGACTCATCGAGGGTCGCAACCTCATCCCCATGGACCAGAACGGTCTGAGCGACCCATACGTCAAGTTCAAACTAGGCCCTCAGAAGTACAAGAGTAAG ACAATCCCCAAAACCCTTAACCCTCAGTGGAGGCAGCAGTTCGACTTGCATCTGTATGACGAGGAGGGAGGAATTCTGGAGATCTCCGTTTGGGATAAAGACATTGGAAGGAGAGATGACTTTATTGGCCA GTGTCAGCTGGACCTGTCAAAGTTGAGCAGAGAGAAGACCCATGAGCTGGAACTTGAGCTGGAGGAGGATAAAGGGACACTGGTACTCCTGGTGACTCTGACCGCCACAGTCACGGTGTCCATCTCTGACCTGTCTGTCAACCTACTGGACGACCCAGACGAACGCCAGCAGATCATTAAGAGATAT aGTCCACTGAGGTCGTTCCTTAACCTGAAGGATGTCGGAGTCGTGCAGGTGAAGATCCTGCGGGCCGAGGAGCTGATGGCTGCTGATGTCACAG GAAAGAGCGACCCGTTCTGCATTGCAGAGTTGTGTAACGAGCGTCTGCAGACACACACGGTCTACAAGACACTGAATCCTGAGTGGAATAAAGTCTTCACCTT TAACGTGAAAGACATTCACTCAGTGCTGGAGATCTCCGTGTACGACGAGGACAGAGACCGCAGTGCTGATTTCCTGGGTAAAGTGGCCATCCCGTTATTAAAC ATCCGCAACAGTGAACAGAAGGCCTACGTCTTAAAAAACAAGGAGCTGACAAGGCCAACAAAGGGGGTCATCTTTCTCGAAGCAGACGTCATCTTCAACGCC GTGAAAGCCAGTTTGCGGACGTTCGTTCCACCAGAACAGAAGTACATCGAAGAGGAGTCCAAAGTCTCTAaacag ATGCTGCAGCAGAATTTTAACCGAGTGAAGCGCTGCGTCCTCTTCCTCATTAACGTGGGCTCCTACATCAACAGCTGTTTTCAATGGGAGTCCCCCCGCAGGAGTTTATGTGCTTTCTTG ATCTTTGTGGTGGTGGTTTGGAATTTTGAGATCTACATGGTTCCATTGTCCCTGCTGCTGTTACTGAGCTGGAATTACTTCCGGCTGGCCTCGGGGAAGGAGTCGCACGAGGGGAGCGTG GAAGCGATGGAGGACCTTCTCGAGGATGTGGATGAAGAATATGACAAAGATGACAAG GACTCTGAGAGAAAGGGCTTCTTGGACAAATTCTACGCAGTTCAAGATGTGATCTTAACGGTTCAAAATGCTCTGGATGAAGTGGCCTGCTTTGGGGAAAGAGTGAAGAA CACGTTTAACTGGTCTGTGCCTTTTCTGAGCTGGTTAGCCATAACGGTTCTATGTGCCGGTGCCACACTAATATACTTTATTCCACTACGATACATTGTGCTGGTCTGGG GTATCAATAAATTCACCAAAAAACTTCGGAACCCCTACAACATTGAGAACAACGAGCTGCTGGACTTCCTGTCTAGAGTTCCATCAGATATCCAGCTG ATTCAATACAAAGAGCTCAAACCGGAGACTTCTGCAAGTCCAAGCAAGAAAAGGAAGAACAACCCCGGATAG